A DNA window from Danio aesculapii chromosome 14, fDanAes4.1, whole genome shotgun sequence contains the following coding sequences:
- the lyar gene encoding cell growth-regulating nucleolar protein: MVFFTCDGCGESLKKAQVEKHLLKCRSCQVLSCIDCGADFRGDDYKSHNRCISEDQKYGGRDFQARANKGDLKQQQWIERVQEAVSRPDVGSELQQVLRRLSVYENVPRKKAKFENWMRNCLKIHSPHLLKQVWEILSTAADSNGKQANQETIEDRTDLKNGTEEEEDQQKKKKKKNREAEQQNGHEKQTKKQKRKREQNEQNTDTKTNKRQKKSKQEVPDDSLNEEGEEPDNQEPEPNSSAGKFNWKGTIKAVLRDAPEEGLAVKKLRKKVLAAYYSFSGDRNYRSEEELLSLFNRKINTNPKFKILKDRVRLLK; encoded by the exons ATGGTCTTCTTCACCTGTGACGGCTGTGGAGAGTCCCTGAAGAAGGCTCAGGTGGAGAAACACCTGCTGAAGTGTCGCTCCTGTCAGGTTCTGTCCTGCATCGACTGCGGCGCAgacttcag agGCGATGACTATAAGAGCCACAACCGCTGCATCAGTGAAGATCAGAAATATGGAGGACGAGACTTCCAGGCCAGAGCCAATAAAGGAGACCTGAAGCAGCAGCAGTGgatagag AGGGTTCAGGAGGCCGTCAGCCGGCCGGATGTGGGGTCAGAGCTGCAGCAGGTCCTGCGCCGCCTCAGTGTGTATGAGAACGTGCCCCGCAAGAAAGCCAAGTTTGag aacTGGATGAGGAACTGCCTGAAGATCCACAGTCCACATTTACTGAAGCAGGTCTGGGAGATTCTGTCCACGGCGGCAGACAGC AATGGAAAACAAGCGAATCAAGAGACAATAGAGGACCGAACCGACCTGAAGAACGGCACTGAGGAGGAGGAAGAccagcagaagaagaagaagaagaagaacagagAAGCGGAGCAGCAGAATGGACACGAGAAGCAAACAAAGAAACAGAAGAGGAAGAGAGAACAGAACGAACAGAACACAGACACAAAGACCAACAAGAGACAGAAGAAGAGCAAGCAGGAAGTGCCTGACG ATAGCCTGAATGAGGAAGGGGAGGAGCCAGACAACCAAGAGCCTGAACCAAACTCTTCAG CAGGGAAGTTTAATTGGAAAGGCACgataaaggcagttctgagaGATGCTCCTGAAGAAGGACTCGCTGTCAAAAAACTGCGCAAGAAG GTTTTAGCTGCGTATTATTCCTTCAGTGGAGACAGAAACTACAGGTCTGAAGAGGAGCTGCTGTCTCTGTTCAACAGGAAGATCAACACCAACCCCAAGTTTAAGATCCTGAAGGACAGAGTGAGACTGCtcaaatga
- the tmem128 gene encoding transmembrane protein 128, protein MADFSEVMNLRRRFKTNEQEEGEKEQSSGADAAAEVKPSARINRHSVFWIVSAAAVTYYVDFISVLLNHGDIHSWWLGVSVLLLTVCVSLALFCIVYLEWFRGVRHYDQEYPAVPALTTAAFIAASCSLNIALWPVWSFFTPLILFTQFMGLVMLISLLG, encoded by the exons ATGGCGGACTTCAGTGAAGTGATGAACCTGCGGCGGCGATTTAAAACAAACGAACAAGAAGAAGGAGAGAAAGAACaga GCTCTGGTGCTGATGCGGCTGCAGAAGTGAAGCCGTCCGCTCGGATCAACCGTCACTCAGTGTTCTGGATCGTGTCTGCCGCCGCCGTCACCTACTATGTGGACTTCATCTCTGTGCTGCTGAACCACGGCGACATTCACAG ctggtGGTTGGGCGTGTCTGTGCTGCTGCTGACGGTGTGTGTGTCTCTGGCGCTCTTCTGTATTGTGTATCTGGAGTGGTTTCGTGGCGTCCGGCACTACGATCAGGAGTATCCTGCTGTTCCTGCGCTCACCACTGCTGCGTTCATCGCTGCGTCctgcag tctgAACATCGCGCTGTGGCCGGTGTGGTCCTTCTTCACTCCGCTGATTCTCTTCACTCAGTTTATGGGTCTGGTGATGCTGATTTCTCTGCTGGGCTGA